The following proteins are co-located in the Bordetella bronchialis genome:
- a CDS encoding ABC transporter substrate-binding protein, with translation MHAKKLLGSLILTALGAGAALSAHAQETLKIGGIGPLSGGGTAWGLAVQRGVQMAIDEVNAQGGLKVGDKTYKPELVMYDDKYTATGGRTAAERLVNYDKVKFVIGPIGTPSAMAVVPITNQGKVIVLSNGYAPDILKQGGANGYNFRSMNSNIEFGPAMVKWLKETHPKVKKVALIVPNDATGQVVLPTLGQTYKDNGYTVWSESYERGSKEFTPLLTRMMAQGVDILDLNLNAPGEAGLLVKQARQIGYKGLIWQVGGPGIDEINDIAGPYAEGFMSYDVFDFREPGAQKFVDAYKKRWSGVINAQTPGWYNSAKILFKALENAGTVTDTDKVRTALENVSGYDAGIYGPVVWGGQKAYGVNRQLLNKFWITQIKDGKPQTVTSLTPVKE, from the coding sequence ATGCATGCGAAGAAACTGCTTGGAAGCCTGATACTTACCGCGCTGGGCGCGGGCGCGGCCCTGTCCGCGCATGCCCAGGAAACATTGAAGATCGGCGGCATCGGACCGCTGTCGGGCGGCGGCACCGCCTGGGGCCTGGCCGTGCAGCGCGGCGTGCAGATGGCCATCGATGAGGTCAACGCGCAGGGCGGCCTGAAGGTGGGCGACAAGACCTACAAGCCCGAACTGGTGATGTACGACGACAAGTACACCGCCACGGGCGGCCGCACCGCCGCCGAGCGCCTGGTCAACTACGACAAGGTCAAGTTCGTCATCGGCCCCATCGGTACGCCCTCGGCCATGGCCGTGGTGCCCATCACCAACCAGGGCAAGGTCATCGTCCTGTCCAACGGCTACGCGCCGGATATCCTCAAGCAGGGCGGCGCCAACGGCTACAACTTCCGCTCGATGAACAGCAACATCGAGTTCGGCCCCGCCATGGTGAAGTGGCTGAAGGAAACGCATCCGAAGGTCAAGAAGGTCGCGCTGATCGTGCCCAACGACGCCACCGGCCAGGTCGTGCTGCCCACCCTGGGCCAGACCTACAAGGACAACGGCTACACCGTGTGGTCCGAAAGCTATGAGCGCGGCTCCAAGGAATTCACGCCGCTGCTGACCCGCATGATGGCGCAGGGCGTCGACATCCTGGACCTGAACCTGAACGCGCCCGGCGAAGCCGGCCTGCTGGTCAAGCAGGCGCGGCAGATCGGCTACAAGGGCCTGATCTGGCAGGTGGGCGGCCCCGGCATCGACGAGATCAACGACATCGCCGGGCCCTACGCCGAAGGCTTCATGTCCTATGACGTGTTCGATTTCCGCGAGCCCGGCGCGCAGAAGTTCGTCGACGCCTACAAGAAGCGCTGGAGCGGTGTGATCAACGCGCAGACGCCGGGCTGGTACAACTCCGCGAAGATCCTGTTCAAGGCCCTGGAGAATGCCGGCACGGTCACCGACACGGACAAGGTCCGCACCGCGCTGGAGAACGTCAGCGGCTATGACGCCGGCATCTACGGCCCGGTGGTGTGGGGCGGCCAGAAGGCCTATGGCGTGAACCGCCAGTTGCTGAACAAGTTCTGGATCACCCAGATCAAGGACGGCAAGCCGCAGACCGTTACCTCCCTGACGCCCGTCAAGGAATAA
- a CDS encoding branched-chain amino acid ABC transporter permease produces the protein MFSAPVLTQVLINGLSLSAIYVLIALGFTLLFGIMKVVNFAHGSLAMLGGYALHYYFGEFKLPYVVAILLAGLTVAAASMILEWLVYRRFYQKMFQSMIGLLGLDIAIVYSCVLIFDVYERSIPAALDTMVSVGPVFIPADKLMIIGIAIVVLLAFWGFMSLSRYGLAVRAAAEDIEIAEAQGVNTRRIYQLAFFLAAFMTAIAGAIYAQTYALSPFMGERPLMVAFIVVILGGMGSIPGAALGGVLFGFGESFLSTFYGSATSTFVSFGVVIALLVVRPWGLLGKPER, from the coding sequence ATGTTTTCCGCACCGGTCCTGACCCAGGTGCTGATCAACGGCCTGAGCCTCAGCGCGATCTACGTCCTGATCGCCCTGGGGTTCACGCTGTTGTTCGGCATCATGAAAGTGGTCAACTTCGCGCACGGCAGCCTGGCCATGCTGGGCGGCTATGCGCTGCATTATTACTTCGGCGAATTCAAGCTGCCTTATGTGGTGGCCATCCTGCTGGCCGGGCTGACCGTCGCCGCCGCCAGCATGATCCTGGAATGGCTGGTGTACCGCCGCTTCTACCAGAAGATGTTCCAGAGCATGATCGGCCTGCTCGGCCTGGACATCGCCATCGTCTACAGCTGCGTGCTGATATTCGACGTCTATGAACGGTCGATTCCCGCGGCGCTGGACACCATGGTCTCCGTGGGCCCCGTCTTCATCCCCGCCGACAAACTGATGATCATCGGTATCGCCATCGTGGTGCTGCTGGCGTTCTGGGGCTTCATGAGCCTGAGCCGCTACGGCCTGGCCGTGCGCGCCGCCGCCGAGGACATCGAAATCGCCGAGGCGCAAGGCGTCAACACGCGGCGCATCTACCAGCTGGCGTTCTTCCTGGCTGCCTTCATGACCGCCATCGCCGGCGCCATCTATGCGCAGACCTACGCCCTGTCGCCGTTCATGGGCGAACGCCCGCTGATGGTGGCCTTCATCGTGGTCATCCTGGGCGGGATGGGCAGCATCCCGGGCGCGGCGCTGGGTGGCGTGCTCTTCGGCTTCGGGGAAAGCTTCCTGTCCACCTTCTACGGCTCGGCCACGTCCACCTTCGTTTCCTTCGGCGTGGTGATCGCGCTGCTGGTGGTGCGCCCCTGGGGCCTGCTTGGAAAACCGGAACGCTGA
- a CDS encoding branched-chain amino acid ABC transporter permease produces the protein MSNTSLNPPIARHTEGAPRGMKVLAIGVLAVVVLAVLPHVADNAFILAIGALILLNVIGALSLHLIIRTGHISFSHAGFMGVGAYACALSVLKLGVSPFVGLAIGAAASGLLALLVGPIVLRLTGKYFVLVTFLLGEIIRLVLVEWESVTGGSNGLSNLPDLHAGWSSPLAQYYIALVAATLVAALCIRLLMSETGRAMDAVREAERVTECAGVPVIRLKVGIFVLGCALVGLQGGLLAFFMHYIDPTTFGMTDSLNLVVMNVLGGMYNVVGPIVGAVFLVALPELLRGYVEIQRILFGVALILVMASFSSGLVGLAGMLRGARRERKEARA, from the coding sequence ATGTCGAATACTTCCTTGAATCCTCCCATCGCGCGCCATACCGAAGGCGCGCCGCGCGGGATGAAGGTGCTTGCCATCGGCGTCCTGGCGGTCGTGGTGCTGGCCGTGCTGCCGCATGTCGCCGACAACGCCTTCATCCTGGCCATCGGCGCGCTGATCCTGCTGAACGTCATCGGCGCGCTCAGCCTGCACCTGATCATCCGCACCGGGCACATCTCGTTCTCGCATGCCGGCTTCATGGGCGTGGGCGCCTACGCCTGCGCGCTCTCCGTGCTGAAGCTGGGCGTTTCGCCCTTCGTCGGCCTGGCGATAGGCGCGGCGGCCTCGGGCCTGCTGGCCCTGCTGGTGGGCCCCATCGTGCTGCGGCTAACCGGCAAATACTTCGTGCTGGTGACTTTCCTGCTGGGCGAGATCATCCGCCTGGTGCTGGTCGAGTGGGAAAGCGTGACGGGCGGCTCCAACGGCCTGTCCAACCTGCCCGACCTGCACGCGGGCTGGAGCTCGCCGCTGGCGCAGTACTACATCGCCCTGGTCGCCGCCACGCTGGTGGCCGCCCTGTGCATCCGCCTGCTGATGTCGGAGACCGGACGCGCCATGGATGCCGTGCGCGAGGCCGAACGGGTCACCGAATGCGCCGGCGTGCCGGTCATCCGCCTGAAGGTGGGCATCTTCGTGCTGGGCTGCGCGCTGGTCGGCCTGCAAGGCGGGCTGCTGGCCTTCTTCATGCATTACATCGATCCGACCACCTTCGGCATGACGGACTCGCTGAACCTGGTCGTCATGAACGTGCTGGGCGGTATGTACAACGTGGTCGGCCCGATCGTCGGCGCGGTCTTCCTGGTGGCGCTGCCCGAACTGCTGCGCGGTTACGTGGAAATCCAGCGCATCCTGTTCGGCGTGGCGCTGATCCTGGTGATGGCCTCTTTCTCGTCCGGCCTGGTCGGCCTGGCCGGCATGCTGCGCGGTGCGCGGCGCGAACGCAAGGAGGCGCGGGCATGA
- a CDS encoding ABC transporter ATP-binding protein has product MKKLLNVDGIGISFGGLKAVDGVTFEVYEGEILGVIGPNGAGKTTLVNLISGVIKPTRGTVVFRDETVTGMAPSRLTERGLVRTFQSTAVYAQRSVRENIVRGSYLTRYPGFLSTLFDTPRARRRREESDAQVEELLHRMGLAAVADDAAGSLPYGMQKILGIAIALAARPTLLMLDEPVAGLSAEETDQVRDAILRVRESGVTVMVIDHNMRFIAGLCDRLLVVAAGQELTRGKPDEVLRDRRVVEAYLGTRNVTAGIA; this is encoded by the coding sequence ATGAAGAAACTGCTCAATGTGGATGGCATCGGCATCAGCTTCGGCGGACTGAAGGCCGTCGATGGCGTCACCTTCGAAGTGTATGAAGGCGAGATCCTGGGGGTCATCGGGCCCAACGGCGCCGGCAAGACCACGCTGGTCAACCTGATCAGCGGCGTCATCAAGCCCACGCGCGGCACGGTGGTGTTCCGCGACGAAACCGTGACCGGCATGGCGCCCTCGCGCCTGACCGAGCGGGGCCTGGTGCGCACCTTCCAATCCACGGCCGTCTATGCGCAGCGCAGCGTGCGCGAGAACATCGTGCGCGGTTCCTACCTGACGCGCTATCCGGGTTTCCTGTCCACGCTGTTCGATACGCCCCGCGCGCGCCGCCGCCGCGAAGAATCGGACGCGCAGGTCGAGGAACTGCTCCATCGCATGGGGCTGGCCGCGGTGGCCGACGACGCGGCCGGCAGCCTGCCCTACGGGATGCAGAAGATCCTGGGCATCGCCATCGCGCTGGCGGCGCGGCCGACCCTGCTGATGCTGGACGAGCCCGTGGCCGGGCTCAGCGCGGAGGAAACCGACCAGGTGCGAGACGCCATCCTGCGCGTACGCGAGTCCGGCGTCACCGTCATGGTCATCGACCACAACATGCGCTTCATCGCCGGATTGTGCGACCGCCTGCTGGTGGTCGCCGCCGGCCAGGAACTGACGCGCGGCAAGCCGGATGAGGTCCTGCGCGACCGGCGCGTCGTCGAGGCTTACTTGGGAACTAGGAATGTCACTGCTGGAATTGCGTAA
- a CDS encoding ABC transporter ATP-binding protein — MSLLELRNLDVRYGRVAGTRALNLSIGEAETVALIGSNGAGKSSTLKAITGLVNGYGGDILWQGKSIKGMAASEVVKLGIGFSPEGRRVFPSLSVQENLKMGAFGRGGDRQAERMEQMFGYFPRLKERARQAAGSLSGGEQQMLAIGRALMSGPRLFLLDEPSLGLAPIIVERIGDILLEIQQREGLAFVLAEQNANWAMRVARRTAILQLGEKMFDDESAALLEDPKVQTAFLGV, encoded by the coding sequence ATGTCACTGCTGGAATTGCGTAACCTGGACGTGCGCTACGGCCGCGTGGCCGGCACGCGCGCGTTGAACCTGAGCATCGGCGAAGCCGAAACCGTGGCCCTGATCGGCTCGAACGGCGCGGGCAAGAGCAGCACGCTGAAGGCCATCACCGGACTCGTCAACGGCTACGGCGGCGATATCCTGTGGCAAGGCAAGAGCATCAAGGGCATGGCCGCGTCGGAGGTCGTCAAGCTGGGCATCGGCTTTTCGCCCGAAGGGCGCCGCGTGTTCCCGTCGCTATCGGTGCAGGAGAACCTGAAAATGGGCGCCTTCGGCCGCGGCGGGGACCGCCAGGCCGAACGCATGGAGCAGATGTTCGGGTATTTTCCGCGGCTCAAGGAACGGGCGCGCCAGGCCGCCGGCAGCCTGTCCGGCGGCGAACAGCAGATGCTGGCCATCGGCCGCGCGCTGATGAGCGGACCCAGGCTGTTCCTGCTGGACGAGCCGTCGCTGGGCCTGGCGCCCATCATCGTCGAGCGCATCGGCGATATCCTGCTGGAGATCCAGCAGCGCGAGGGACTGGCCTTCGTGCTTGCCGAACAGAACGCCAATTGGGCGATGCGCGTGGCGCGGCGCACCGCCATCCTGCAATTGGGCGAAAAAATGTTCGACGATGAATCCGCCGCGCTGCTCGAAGACCCGAAGGTGCAGACCGCTTTCCTGGGCGTATAG
- a CDS encoding polysaccharide deacetylase family protein, which yields MLLPYHDRYPYSAITRRPDYSWPGGKRLAVYLGLNIEHFAFGAGKGHHLGTELPQPDARGFAWRDYGNRVGVWRLLELFDELGLPAAHLMNTVLFEYCPEVLEPILKRGDEIIGHGRTNAEAQGHLWPADEARLLTEVRDAIKKHAGQDVRGWMGPWMSQSAQTPELLVETGYKFVMDWPADDQPVWMKTRSGPLMSVPYPLEINDSPQMLVRRHTAQDFEQMIVEQFEEMLAQSEKQPLVCGIALHTMIVGQPYRLRALRRALKYIVEHPQRDKIWFTRPGEIYDHCAGLPEGVMVRP from the coding sequence ATGCTACTTCCCTATCACGATCGGTATCCGTACAGCGCCATCACGCGCCGCCCCGACTACAGCTGGCCCGGCGGCAAGCGCCTGGCCGTCTATCTGGGCCTGAACATCGAGCACTTCGCCTTCGGCGCGGGCAAGGGCCACCACCTGGGCACCGAACTGCCGCAGCCCGATGCGCGCGGTTTCGCCTGGCGGGACTATGGCAACCGGGTGGGCGTGTGGCGCCTGCTGGAACTGTTCGACGAACTGGGCCTGCCGGCCGCGCACCTGATGAATACGGTGCTGTTCGAATACTGCCCCGAGGTCCTGGAGCCCATCCTGAAGCGCGGCGACGAGATCATCGGCCACGGCCGCACCAATGCCGAGGCGCAAGGGCATCTGTGGCCCGCCGACGAAGCACGCCTGTTGACCGAAGTGCGCGATGCGATCAAGAAGCACGCCGGCCAGGACGTGCGCGGCTGGATGGGGCCGTGGATGTCGCAAAGCGCGCAGACGCCTGAACTGCTGGTGGAGACGGGCTACAAGTTCGTGATGGACTGGCCGGCCGACGACCAGCCGGTATGGATGAAGACGCGCTCGGGTCCGCTGATGTCGGTGCCCTATCCGCTGGAGATCAACGATTCGCCGCAGATGCTGGTGCGCCGCCATACCGCCCAGGACTTCGAGCAGATGATCGTCGAGCAGTTCGAGGAGATGCTGGCGCAGTCGGAAAAACAGCCGCTGGTGTGCGGCATCGCCCTGCACACGATGATCGTCGGCCAGCCCTATCGCCTGCGGGCGCTGCGCCGGGCGCTGAAGTACATCGTCGAACACCCGCAGCGCGACAAGATCTGGTTCACGCGCCCCGGCGAAATCTACGATCACTGCGCGGGGCTGCCGGAAGGCGTCATGGTGCGCCCCTAG
- a CDS encoding XdhC family protein, which produces MNSLDIDVLQHARDWVAEGHRVHLVTVVQTWGSAPRQAGALAALRGDGRLVGSVSGGCVEDDLISRAVAGTLPDAADRVTYGITSEEAARFGLPCGGTLRLVVEPLRDTAWLDPVLRDVREHRLIMRTVDLQTGTWTLAPATPIDGPDFDGRTFRSVYGPHWRLLIIGANQTARVLGEIATALDFHVMVCDPREEFFADWNMPGVTLLTSMPDDTVTEIGTDERTAIVAVTHDPKLDDMALLEALKSPAFYVGALGSAPNQAKRRERLRMFDLSDEEIARLHGPVGLRIASRTPAEIAVAIAAELVWVRNTLGGAAACAPNPSAASREGS; this is translated from the coding sequence ATGAATTCCCTGGATATCGACGTACTGCAGCATGCTCGCGACTGGGTCGCCGAAGGGCATCGCGTGCACCTGGTCACCGTGGTGCAGACCTGGGGCTCGGCGCCCCGCCAGGCGGGCGCGCTGGCGGCCCTGCGCGGCGACGGCCGGCTGGTCGGCTCCGTATCGGGCGGCTGCGTCGAAGACGACCTGATATCGCGCGCGGTGGCGGGTACGCTGCCCGACGCGGCCGACCGCGTCACCTACGGCATCACCAGCGAAGAAGCGGCGCGTTTCGGCCTGCCCTGCGGCGGCACGCTGCGCCTGGTGGTCGAGCCGCTGCGCGACACGGCGTGGCTGGATCCGGTCCTGCGCGACGTACGCGAACACCGCCTGATCATGCGTACCGTCGATCTGCAGACCGGTACCTGGACATTGGCGCCCGCCACGCCCATCGACGGCCCGGATTTCGATGGCCGCACCTTCCGTTCGGTGTACGGTCCGCACTGGCGTCTGTTGATCATAGGCGCCAACCAGACGGCGCGCGTGCTCGGCGAAATCGCCACCGCCCTGGATTTCCACGTGATGGTGTGCGACCCGCGCGAGGAATTCTTCGCCGACTGGAATATGCCCGGCGTCACCTTGCTGACGTCCATGCCCGACGACACGGTGACGGAAATCGGCACGGACGAACGCACCGCCATCGTCGCCGTCACCCATGACCCCAAGCTTGACGACATGGCCCTGCTGGAAGCGCTGAAATCCCCAGCCTTCTATGTTGGCGCGCTGGGCTCCGCGCCCAACCAGGCCAAGCGGCGCGAACGCCTGCGGATGTTCGACCTGTCCGACGAGGAGATCGCCCGCCTGCACGGGCCGGTGGGCCTGCGCATCGCCAGCCGCACGCCGGCGGAGATCGCCGTGGCCATCGCCGCCGAACTGGTGTGGGTGCGCAACACGCTGGGGGGCGCCGCGGCCTGCGCGCCCAACCCGTCGGCCGCGTCGCGCGAGGGCTCCTGA
- a CDS encoding DUF4148 domain-containing protein: MKAKTIVSAVILSFAAIGAAQAANSEPNNVPFQGVYGQTADSVSRAQVVADLQQARAAGLTGNADTNNAPFTAQADSGVSRAQIALGSDFGDSNNEPFQGA, from the coding sequence ATGAAAGCCAAGACCATCGTTTCCGCCGTCATTCTGTCGTTTGCCGCCATCGGCGCGGCCCAGGCGGCCAACAGCGAACCCAATAACGTCCCCTTCCAGGGTGTCTACGGCCAGACCGCCGACAGCGTGAGCCGCGCCCAGGTCGTCGCCGACCTGCAGCAAGCGCGCGCCGCCGGCCTGACCGGCAATGCCGACACCAACAATGCGCCGTTCACCGCGCAAGCCGATAGCGGCGTCAGCCGTGCGCAGATCGCGCTGGGCTCGGACTTCGGCGACTCGAACAACGAGCCCTTCCAGGGCGCGTAA
- a CDS encoding molybdopterin-dependent oxidoreductase, producing the protein MPERKSARLVLEPAQRSELHRAQRRLLLRGGLSLGALAMMSGCNMQDGDTFDKVLWAMSRWNDRVQAWLFNQNKLAPTYAASQVTDPFPFNAYYPEYSVPDIDLSTWRLEVSGMVADKHTWTLEELRRLPQASQITRLICIEGWSAIGQWSGIPLKTFLQRVGADLTARYVGFKCADRYYGSIDMPTALHPQTILALDFGGTALPADYGQPLRLRVPTKLGFKNPKHIVAMFVTNTYPGGYWEDQGYNWFSGI; encoded by the coding sequence ATGCCTGAACGCAAATCCGCGCGCCTGGTGCTGGAGCCTGCCCAGCGCAGCGAACTGCATCGCGCGCAGCGACGCCTGCTGCTGCGCGGCGGCCTGTCCCTGGGCGCGCTGGCCATGATGAGCGGCTGCAATATGCAGGACGGCGATACCTTCGACAAGGTCCTGTGGGCGATGTCGCGCTGGAACGACCGCGTCCAGGCATGGCTGTTCAACCAGAACAAGCTCGCGCCCACCTACGCGGCCAGCCAGGTCACCGACCCGTTTCCCTTCAATGCCTACTATCCGGAATACAGCGTGCCGGATATCGACCTGTCCACGTGGCGGCTGGAAGTTTCCGGCATGGTGGCCGACAAGCACACCTGGACGCTGGAGGAACTGCGCCGGCTGCCGCAAGCCAGCCAGATCACCCGGCTCATCTGCATCGAGGGCTGGAGCGCGATAGGCCAATGGAGCGGTATCCCGCTGAAGACCTTCCTGCAGCGGGTGGGCGCCGACCTCACCGCGCGCTATGTGGGCTTCAAATGCGCCGACCGCTACTACGGCAGCATCGACATGCCCACGGCGCTGCATCCGCAGACCATCCTGGCCCTGGACTTCGGCGGCACGGCCTTGCCCGCGGACTACGGACAACCGTTGCGCCTGCGCGTGCCCACCAAGCTCGGTTTCAAGAATCCCAAGCACATCGTCGCGATGTTCGTCACGAACACCTATCCGGGCGGCTATTGGGAGGACCAGGGCTACAACTGGTTCAGCGGCATCTAG
- a CDS encoding cytochrome b/b6 domain-containing protein, which produces MACMFMSGWGIYNASPIFGFSFPQWATLGGWLGAATIWHFAVMWLLVGNGLVYVIGGVLSGHLRRDLMDVTPRAVAHDAAAALRLRLPHTAGRYNAVQKTLYLGVLLLGVLIVSSGLAIWKPVQLSGLTDFFGGFAAARVVHFCAMAGIGLFVAVHLLLVILVPRTLPPMITGRAHGDRDA; this is translated from the coding sequence ATGGCCTGCATGTTCATGAGCGGGTGGGGCATCTATAACGCATCGCCGATCTTCGGCTTCAGTTTTCCGCAATGGGCCACGCTGGGCGGCTGGCTGGGCGCGGCCACCATCTGGCATTTCGCGGTCATGTGGCTGCTGGTCGGCAATGGCCTGGTCTATGTGATCGGCGGCGTGCTTTCCGGCCACCTGAGGCGCGACCTGATGGACGTGACGCCACGCGCGGTGGCGCACGACGCCGCGGCCGCGCTGCGGCTGCGCCTGCCGCACACCGCCGGCCGCTACAACGCCGTGCAGAAGACGCTCTACCTGGGCGTCCTGCTGTTGGGCGTGCTGATCGTGTCGTCCGGACTGGCGATCTGGAAGCCGGTGCAGCTGAGCGGGCTGACGGACTTCTTCGGCGGCTTCGCGGCGGCGCGGGTCGTGCATTTCTGCGCCATGGCGGGCATAGGCCTGTTCGTCGCGGTGCACCTGTTGCTCGTAATCCTGGTGCCGCGCACCTTGCCGCCCATGATCACCGGCCGCGCCCACGGAGACCGCGATGCCTGA
- a CDS encoding heavy metal response regulator transcription factor has product MRILVVEDDLKTGEYLKKGLGESGYAVDLARHGVDGLHLALEQRYDLIVLDVMLPGINGWQIMETLRKRQDVPVLFLTARDHLQDRIRGLELGADDYLVKPFSFTELVLRIRTLLRRGVVREADHLRLADLHIDVLRRRVTRMNTAIALTTKEFTLLHLLARREGEVLSRAIIASEVWDMNFDSDTNVVDVAIKRLRAKIDRPFEPKLIHTVRGIGYVCEVRACADNGDAP; this is encoded by the coding sequence GTGCGCATACTGGTGGTCGAGGATGACCTCAAAACCGGCGAATACCTGAAAAAAGGGCTGGGCGAATCGGGCTACGCGGTGGATCTGGCGCGCCACGGCGTCGACGGCCTGCACCTGGCGCTGGAACAGCGCTACGACTTGATCGTGCTGGATGTCATGCTGCCCGGCATCAACGGCTGGCAGATCATGGAAACCCTGCGCAAGCGCCAGGACGTGCCGGTCCTGTTCCTGACGGCGCGCGATCACCTGCAGGACCGCATCCGCGGCCTCGAGCTCGGCGCCGACGACTACCTGGTCAAGCCTTTTTCCTTTACCGAACTGGTGCTGCGCATACGGACACTGCTGCGCCGGGGCGTGGTGCGCGAAGCCGATCATCTGCGCCTGGCGGACCTGCACATCGACGTGCTGCGACGGCGTGTCACGCGCATGAATACCGCCATCGCCCTGACCACCAAGGAATTCACGCTGCTGCACCTGCTGGCGCGGCGCGAGGGCGAGGTCCTGTCGCGCGCCATCATCGCGTCCGAGGTCTGGGATATGAATTTCGATAGCGACACCAATGTGGTGGACGTCGCCATCAAGCGCTTGCGGGCCAAGATAGACCGCCCCTTCGAGCCCAAGCTCATCCATACCGTACGCGGCATAGGCTACGTCTGCGAGGTGCGCGCATGCGCGGACAATGGCGACGCTCCCTGA
- a CDS encoding heavy metal sensor histidine kinase, translating to MRGQWRRSLTLHTALLFALLAALVVSMAGMYLYKSMEASMIARSDAGLIGRVDRFRTLLRDTLTLDEIRARPALFENMLGNERDVLVFRMPDAQAVMDINPSRQVLPAVTPVAGDRPLTPDDVHVASTAQGGGMRVVAAMTRTLDGQAVEVQAAHLLLNETRMLRVYRNQIALAVALAFVSIAVLGYLALRRGLRPLRAMASQAARITPASLDQRLNLSDTPYELRELTASFNAMLDRLADGYQRLTQFSADLAHEIRTPIGALMGNCQVALYQRRAPAEYESVLASSLEELERLSRLVENILFLARADNAQSALDYTQLDLDAELRRVAEYFEGLAEERGIRLQCVCDAPGGLCADAILFRRALGNLVANAVRYADADSVVTLSAQALEDEIHVHVDNRGAPIPADRVHKLFDRFYRADVSRSAGSDASGLGLAIVRAIMGLHGGSAGARSTEEGHIRFTLRYPARAEATASQAVPPQVVGPANATRV from the coding sequence ATGCGCGGACAATGGCGACGCTCCCTGACGCTGCACACCGCCCTGCTCTTCGCGCTGCTGGCGGCGCTGGTCGTCAGCATGGCGGGCATGTACCTGTACAAGTCCATGGAGGCCAGCATGATCGCGCGCAGCGATGCCGGCCTGATCGGCCGCGTCGACCGTTTTCGCACCTTGTTGCGCGACACGCTGACGCTGGACGAAATCCGCGCGCGGCCCGCGCTGTTCGAGAACATGCTGGGCAACGAACGGGACGTCCTGGTCTTCCGCATGCCGGACGCGCAGGCGGTGATGGACATCAACCCCAGCCGCCAGGTATTGCCCGCCGTGACGCCCGTGGCGGGCGACCGGCCGCTGACGCCCGATGACGTGCACGTGGCCAGCACGGCGCAGGGCGGCGGCATGCGCGTCGTGGCCGCGATGACCCGGACGCTGGACGGCCAGGCCGTGGAGGTCCAGGCCGCGCATCTGCTGCTGAACGAAACGCGCATGCTGCGGGTCTACCGCAACCAGATCGCGCTGGCCGTGGCGCTTGCCTTCGTTTCCATCGCGGTGCTCGGCTACCTGGCATTGCGGCGCGGCTTGCGCCCGCTGCGCGCCATGGCGTCGCAGGCGGCGCGCATCACGCCGGCCAGCCTGGACCAGCGCCTGAATCTGTCGGATACGCCGTATGAGCTGCGCGAGCTGACCGCGTCCTTCAACGCGATGCTGGACCGGCTGGCGGACGGCTATCAACGCCTGACGCAGTTTTCCGCCGACCTGGCCCATGAAATCCGCACGCCCATCGGCGCCCTCATGGGCAATTGCCAGGTGGCCCTGTACCAGCGCCGCGCGCCGGCCGAGTATGAAAGCGTGCTCGCCTCCAGCCTGGAAGAACTGGAGCGGCTGTCGCGGCTGGTGGAGAACATCCTGTTCCTGGCCCGTGCGGACAATGCGCAGTCCGCCCTGGATTACACGCAGCTCGACCTGGATGCGGAGCTGCGCCGCGTGGCGGAATATTTCGAAGGCCTGGCGGAGGAGCGCGGCATCCGCTTGCAGTGCGTGTGCGACGCACCCGGCGGCCTGTGCGCGGACGCCATCCTGTTTCGCCGTGCCTTGGGCAACCTGGTCGCCAATGCCGTGCGCTACGCCGACGCGGACAGCGTCGTCACGCTGTCGGCCCAAGCCCTTGAGGACGAAATCCACGTGCATGTGGACAACCGCGGCGCGCCCATACCGGCCGATCGGGTGCACAAGCTATTCGATCGCTTCTATCGTGCCGATGTGTCGCGCAGCGCCGGTTCGGATGCCAGTGGCCTGGGGCTGGCGATCGTCCGCGCCATCATGGGGCTGCACGGTGGCAGTGCGGGAGCGCGGTCGACCGAAGAAGGCCATATCCGCTTCACCTTGCGCTATCCGGCTCGGGCCGAGGCGACAGCGTCACAGGCGGTGCCGCCGCAGGTGGTGGGTCCCGCCAACGCGACGCGCGTGTGA